From a single Nymphaea colorata isolate Beijing-Zhang1983 chromosome 4, ASM883128v2, whole genome shotgun sequence genomic region:
- the LOC116252496 gene encoding PHD finger protein ING1 isoform X8: MAFLDDFLARIDSLPQELYCKYSLMRNLDKTLQAALQRKNEQRCEREVEEIRRGVESGNITPDTSHIRFSNEALDEQKRCMTIADEKVSLAQKAYNMVDAHIQELDKYLKKFDEDLRRERELTGAHVVEEHNVGGSVRSGKAGESNRGRKKSRLTTATEAPCMDLELPVDPNEPTYCFCNQVSYGEMVACDNPDCKIEWFHFGCVGLSEQPKGKWYCSDCAGTQKRRKAR, translated from the exons ATGGCGTTCCTCGACGACTTTTTGGCGC GTATTGATTCTTTACCTCAGGAGCTTTACTGTAAATACTCTTTGATGCGAAACTTGGATAAAACCTTGCAAG CAGCACTTCAACGAAAAAATGAACAGCGATGTGAACGTGAAGTAGAAGAAATCCGCCGGGGAGTTGAATCAGGAAATATAACACCTGATACTTCTCATATTAGATTCTCAAATGAGGCCCTTGATGAGCAGAAGCGCTGTATGACAATTGCTGATGAAAAGGTTTCTTTAGCACAGAAGGCCTATAATATG GTGGACGCACACATTCAAGAACTGGACAAGTATTTAAAGAAGTTTGATGAAGATCTTCGGCGAG AGAGGGAACTAACTGGTGCCCATGTAGTGGAAGAGCATAATGTCGGGGGCAGTGTCAGATCTGGGAAGGCTGGTGAAAGTAATAGAGGACGTAAAAA GTCACGTTTAACTACTGCCACAGAGGCACCTTGCATGGACCTGGAGTTGCCAGTTGATCCAAATGAACCCACATATTGTTTCTGCAACCAAGTGTCCTATGGAGAGATGGTCGCCTGTGATAATCCAGAT TGCAAGATAGAGTGGTTCCACTTTGGGTGCGTCGGACTGAGTGAGCAGCCCAAGGGAAAATGGTACTGCTCAGATTGTGCTGGAACTCAGAAGCGTCGCAAGGCAAGATGA
- the LOC116252496 gene encoding uncharacterized protein LOC116252496 isoform X5 → MFSMRHFFRPEAIPRLLERIGIQKDGVSNTRMLSSISNKKHFNGDNTNSDDYVIDRSRSSIPKHFYDNDLSRSFNVRDTYYSELGSPTLQGKDSAIPIFFSSSGSLVPPMVSTGSSLGWPAFFTWNAEELCNGQYRVDEMMLDSIRCASDHKLLGVCEPFHVTRPTMDCSGMFTEIVCPRRSKYYTSTDMPSDFALLDCKNRPYVHCRYLNEPLLENDTYNHEEMDNKEISNGLEKLDSRSYCRHLLLDSNYRKEAPDELVPKSSIALMASESFPFQNQSYTLQPGLLPGIIRSRDSHSSYNMVRPWAEHLVEDDNFQYDEESSFKCSVEKCHYLPQLESHDSIRPYDGSNVLLYTRKHMSDDVLCASWKYLLPSPGVSSDVKNPLTLDYSLLTSFCDQVI, encoded by the exons ATGTTTTCAATGAGACATTTTTTCAGACCAGAAGCAATTCCGAGGCTCCTTGAGCGGATTGGAATTCAAAAAGAT GGCGTGTCCAACACAAGGATGTTAAGTtccatttcaaacaaaaaacatttcAATGGTGATAATACAAATTCAGATGACTATGTTATAGATAGGTCCAGGAGTTCAATCCCAAAACATTTTTACGATAACGACCTATCCAGAAGTTTCAATGTTAGAGACACTTATTATAGTGAATTGGGTTCACCTACTCTTCAGGGCAAGGATTCAGcgattccaatttttttttcatcctctGGCAGTTTAGTTCCACCAATGGTAAGTACTGGTTCTAGTTTAGGCTGGCCAGCTTTCTTTACTTGGAACGCTGAAGAACTATGCAATGGACAATACAGGGTAGATGAAATGATGTTAGATTCTATAAGGTGCGCATCAGATCATAAATTGCTTGGTGTATGTGAACCATTCCATGTTACAAGGCCCACCATGGATTGCAGTGGAATGTTCACAGAAATTGTATGTCCTAGAAGATCCAAGTATTATACTTCGACTGACATGCCATCTGATTTTGCGTTACTGGACTGCAAAAATCGACCTTATGTTCATTGCCGCTATCTAAATGAGCCACTCCTTGAAAATGACACATACAATCATGAAGAGATGGACAACAAAGAGATCAGTAATGGTCTGGAAAAACTAGATTCTAGGAGCTACTGTAGGCACTTGCTTTTGGACAGCAACTATAGGAAAGAAGCACCCGATGAATTGGTTCCAAAATCCAGTATTGCTCTTATGGCATcagaatcatttccctttcagAATCAAAGTTACACTTTACAACCGGGATTGTTACCTGGAATAATAAGGTCACGTGATTCTCACTCGAGTTATAACATGGTGAGACCTTGGGCAGAACACCTTGTCGAAGATGATAATTTTCAGTATGATGAAGAATCGTCCTTCAAATGCTCTGTTGAAAAGTGTCACTATCTTCCTCAGCTGGAAAGTCATGACTCAATCAGACCTTATGATGGGAGCAATGTGTTGCTGTATACTAGAAAGCATATGTCCGACGATGTGCTATGTGCTAGCTGGAAATATCTATTGCCTTCCCCTGGGGTGAGTTCAGATGTGAAGAATCCATTGACACTAGATTACTCACTCTTAACGAGCTTTTGTGATCAAGTGATATAG
- the LOC116252496 gene encoding uncharacterized protein LOC116252496 isoform X2, which produces MRNKNKRVRFAEADSVGSPRCESYACEMVNNVKTPVELERPKTSEYKFYRKALEEVCHSFCCNEGPGKEDSCAKMEEKKHSKEISRSSWSRHWEQRSLLPTGNFSPLCQSASPYASQIPASIGLNLCATEPRWPFISVRVPQNLASKDTDVHEITPNSPSTVSQVPKIVTSRESGVQYPQGQVFSIKRQRLRELAASTLSLCLDDFLLLGPEAIPRLLERIGIQKDGVSNTRMLSSISNKKHFNGDNTNSDDYVIDRSRSSIPKHFYDNDLSRSFNVRDTYYSELGSPTLQGKDSAIPIFFSSSGSLVPPMVSTGSSLGWPAFFTWNAEELCNGQYRVDEMMLDSIRCASDHKLLGVCEPFHVTRPTMDCSGMFTEIVCPRRSKYYTSTDMPSDFALLDCKNRPYVHCRYLNEPLLENDTYNHEEMDNKEISNGLEKLDSRSYCRHLLLDSNYRKEAPDELVPKSSIALMASESFPFQNQSYTLQPGLLPGIIRSRDSHSSYNMVRPWAEHLVEDDNFQYDEESSFKCSVEKCHYLPQLESHDSIRPYDGSNVLLYTRKHMSDDVLCASWKYLLPSPGVSSDVKNPLTLDYSLLTSFCDQVI; this is translated from the exons ATGAGGAATAAGAACAAGAGAGTACGTTTTGCGGAAGCTGATAGTGTTGGTTCACCACGTTGTGAATCTTATGCCTGTGAAATGGTCAACAATGTAAAGACACCTGTGGAGT TGGAGAGGCCAAAGACTTCTGAGTACAAATTCTATAGAAAAGCACTGGAAGAGGTTTGCCACAGTTTTTGCTGTAATGAAGGACCAGGGAAAGAAGATTCATGTGccaaaatggaagagaagaaacATAGTAAAG AGATAAGCCGTAGCTCCTGGAGCCGGCATTGGGAGCAGAGATCATTGCTGCCTACAGGAAATTTTTCTCCCTTGTGTCAAAGTGCCAGTCCATATGCGTCACAGATTCCAGCTTCAATAGGCTTAAACCTTTGTGCTACGGAACCAAGGTGGCCATTCATCAGTGTACGTGTTCCACAAAATTTAGCTTCAAAGGATACTGACGTTCATGAGATTACACCAAATAGTCCAAGCACCGTCTCACAGGTTCCAAAAATTGTAACTTCAAGAGAGTCAG GGGTGCAATATCCACAGGGGCAAGTCTTTTCAATTAAACGGCAAAGGTTACGTGAATTAGCTGCAAGCACATTGTCCCTTTGTTTGGATGATTTCCTTTTGCTTGG ACCAGAAGCAATTCCGAGGCTCCTTGAGCGGATTGGAATTCAAAAAGAT GGCGTGTCCAACACAAGGATGTTAAGTtccatttcaaacaaaaaacatttcAATGGTGATAATACAAATTCAGATGACTATGTTATAGATAGGTCCAGGAGTTCAATCCCAAAACATTTTTACGATAACGACCTATCCAGAAGTTTCAATGTTAGAGACACTTATTATAGTGAATTGGGTTCACCTACTCTTCAGGGCAAGGATTCAGcgattccaatttttttttcatcctctGGCAGTTTAGTTCCACCAATGGTAAGTACTGGTTCTAGTTTAGGCTGGCCAGCTTTCTTTACTTGGAACGCTGAAGAACTATGCAATGGACAATACAGGGTAGATGAAATGATGTTAGATTCTATAAGGTGCGCATCAGATCATAAATTGCTTGGTGTATGTGAACCATTCCATGTTACAAGGCCCACCATGGATTGCAGTGGAATGTTCACAGAAATTGTATGTCCTAGAAGATCCAAGTATTATACTTCGACTGACATGCCATCTGATTTTGCGTTACTGGACTGCAAAAATCGACCTTATGTTCATTGCCGCTATCTAAATGAGCCACTCCTTGAAAATGACACATACAATCATGAAGAGATGGACAACAAAGAGATCAGTAATGGTCTGGAAAAACTAGATTCTAGGAGCTACTGTAGGCACTTGCTTTTGGACAGCAACTATAGGAAAGAAGCACCCGATGAATTGGTTCCAAAATCCAGTATTGCTCTTATGGCATcagaatcatttccctttcagAATCAAAGTTACACTTTACAACCGGGATTGTTACCTGGAATAATAAGGTCACGTGATTCTCACTCGAGTTATAACATGGTGAGACCTTGGGCAGAACACCTTGTCGAAGATGATAATTTTCAGTATGATGAAGAATCGTCCTTCAAATGCTCTGTTGAAAAGTGTCACTATCTTCCTCAGCTGGAAAGTCATGACTCAATCAGACCTTATGATGGGAGCAATGTGTTGCTGTATACTAGAAAGCATATGTCCGACGATGTGCTATGTGCTAGCTGGAAATATCTATTGCCTTCCCCTGGGGTGAGTTCAGATGTGAAGAATCCATTGACACTAGATTACTCACTCTTAACGAGCTTTTGTGATCAAGTGATATAG
- the LOC116252496 gene encoding uncharacterized protein LOC116252496 isoform X6, with amino-acid sequence MRNKNKRVRFAEADSVGSPRCESYACEMVNNVKTPVELERPKTSEYKFYRKALEEVCHSFCCNEGPGKEDSCAKMEEKKHSKEISRSSWSRHWEQRSLLPTGNFSPLCQSASPYASQIPASIGLNLCATEPRWPFISVRVPQNLASKDTDVHEITPNSPSTVSQVPKIVTSRESGVQYPQGQVFSIKRQRLRELAASTLSLCLDDFLLLGPEAIPRLLERIGIQKDVSHASRPPLQYTHNPFQFIVRTSKEGRVQHKDVKFHFKQKTFQW; translated from the exons ATGAGGAATAAGAACAAGAGAGTACGTTTTGCGGAAGCTGATAGTGTTGGTTCACCACGTTGTGAATCTTATGCCTGTGAAATGGTCAACAATGTAAAGACACCTGTGGAGT TGGAGAGGCCAAAGACTTCTGAGTACAAATTCTATAGAAAAGCACTGGAAGAGGTTTGCCACAGTTTTTGCTGTAATGAAGGACCAGGGAAAGAAGATTCATGTGccaaaatggaagagaagaaacATAGTAAAG AGATAAGCCGTAGCTCCTGGAGCCGGCATTGGGAGCAGAGATCATTGCTGCCTACAGGAAATTTTTCTCCCTTGTGTCAAAGTGCCAGTCCATATGCGTCACAGATTCCAGCTTCAATAGGCTTAAACCTTTGTGCTACGGAACCAAGGTGGCCATTCATCAGTGTACGTGTTCCACAAAATTTAGCTTCAAAGGATACTGACGTTCATGAGATTACACCAAATAGTCCAAGCACCGTCTCACAGGTTCCAAAAATTGTAACTTCAAGAGAGTCAG GGGTGCAATATCCACAGGGGCAAGTCTTTTCAATTAAACGGCAAAGGTTACGTGAATTAGCTGCAAGCACATTGTCCCTTTGTTTGGATGATTTCCTTTTGCTTGG ACCAGAAGCAATTCCGAGGCTCCTTGAGCGGATTGGAATTCAAAAAGATGTAAGCCATGCTTCTCGCCCCCCACTGCAATACACACACAACCCCTTTCAGTTTATTGTTAGAACGTCTAAAGAAG GGCGTGTCCAACACAAGGATGTTAAGTtccatttcaaacaaaaaacatttcAATGGTGA
- the LOC116252496 gene encoding PHD finger protein ING1 isoform X9: MAFLDDFLARIDSLPQELYCKYSLMRNLDKTLQALQRKNEQRCEREVEEIRRGVESGNITPDTSHIRFSNEALDEQKRCMTIADEKVSLAQKAYNMVDAHIQELDKYLKKFDEDLRRERELTGAHVVEEHNVGGSVRSGKAGESNRGRKKSRLTTATEAPCMDLELPVDPNEPTYCFCNQVSYGEMVACDNPDCKIEWFHFGCVGLSEQPKGKWYCSDCAGTQKRRKAR, encoded by the exons ATGGCGTTCCTCGACGACTTTTTGGCGC GTATTGATTCTTTACCTCAGGAGCTTTACTGTAAATACTCTTTGATGCGAAACTTGGATAAAACCTTGCAAG CACTTCAACGAAAAAATGAACAGCGATGTGAACGTGAAGTAGAAGAAATCCGCCGGGGAGTTGAATCAGGAAATATAACACCTGATACTTCTCATATTAGATTCTCAAATGAGGCCCTTGATGAGCAGAAGCGCTGTATGACAATTGCTGATGAAAAGGTTTCTTTAGCACAGAAGGCCTATAATATG GTGGACGCACACATTCAAGAACTGGACAAGTATTTAAAGAAGTTTGATGAAGATCTTCGGCGAG AGAGGGAACTAACTGGTGCCCATGTAGTGGAAGAGCATAATGTCGGGGGCAGTGTCAGATCTGGGAAGGCTGGTGAAAGTAATAGAGGACGTAAAAA GTCACGTTTAACTACTGCCACAGAGGCACCTTGCATGGACCTGGAGTTGCCAGTTGATCCAAATGAACCCACATATTGTTTCTGCAACCAAGTGTCCTATGGAGAGATGGTCGCCTGTGATAATCCAGAT TGCAAGATAGAGTGGTTCCACTTTGGGTGCGTCGGACTGAGTGAGCAGCCCAAGGGAAAATGGTACTGCTCAGATTGTGCTGGAACTCAGAAGCGTCGCAAGGCAAGATGA
- the LOC116252496 gene encoding PHD finger protein ING1 isoform X11 — protein MAFLDDFLARIDSLPQELYCKYSLMRNLDKTLQAALQRKNEQRCEREVEEIRRGVESGNITPDTSHIRFSNEALDEQKRCMTIADEKVSLAQKAYNMVDAHIQELDKYLKKFDEDLRRVEEHNVGGSVRSGKAGESNRGRKKSRLTTATEAPCMDLELPVDPNEPTYCFCNQVSYGEMVACDNPDCKIEWFHFGCVGLSEQPKGKWYCSDCAGTQKRRKAR, from the exons ATGGCGTTCCTCGACGACTTTTTGGCGC GTATTGATTCTTTACCTCAGGAGCTTTACTGTAAATACTCTTTGATGCGAAACTTGGATAAAACCTTGCAAG CAGCACTTCAACGAAAAAATGAACAGCGATGTGAACGTGAAGTAGAAGAAATCCGCCGGGGAGTTGAATCAGGAAATATAACACCTGATACTTCTCATATTAGATTCTCAAATGAGGCCCTTGATGAGCAGAAGCGCTGTATGACAATTGCTGATGAAAAGGTTTCTTTAGCACAGAAGGCCTATAATATG GTGGACGCACACATTCAAGAACTGGACAAGTATTTAAAGAAGTTTGATGAAGATCTTCGGCGAG TGGAAGAGCATAATGTCGGGGGCAGTGTCAGATCTGGGAAGGCTGGTGAAAGTAATAGAGGACGTAAAAA GTCACGTTTAACTACTGCCACAGAGGCACCTTGCATGGACCTGGAGTTGCCAGTTGATCCAAATGAACCCACATATTGTTTCTGCAACCAAGTGTCCTATGGAGAGATGGTCGCCTGTGATAATCCAGAT TGCAAGATAGAGTGGTTCCACTTTGGGTGCGTCGGACTGAGTGAGCAGCCCAAGGGAAAATGGTACTGCTCAGATTGTGCTGGAACTCAGAAGCGTCGCAAGGCAAGATGA
- the LOC116252496 gene encoding uncharacterized protein LOC116252496 isoform X3, whose protein sequence is MRNKNKRVRFAEADSVGSPRCESYACEMVNNVKTPVELERPKTSEYKFYRKALEEVCHSFCCNEGPGKEDSCAKMEEKKHSKEISRSSWSRHWEQRSLLPTGNFSPLCQSASPYASQIPASIGLNLCATEPRWPFISVRVPQNLASKDTDVHEITPNSPSTVSQVPKIVTSRESGVQYPQGQVFSIKRQRPEAIPRLLERIGIQKDGVSNTRMLSSISNKKHFNGDNTNSDDYVIDRSRSSIPKHFYDNDLSRSFNVRDTYYSELGSPTLQGKDSAIPIFFSSSGSLVPPMVSTGSSLGWPAFFTWNAEELCNGQYRVDEMMLDSIRCASDHKLLGVCEPFHVTRPTMDCSGMFTEIVCPRRSKYYTSTDMPSDFALLDCKNRPYVHCRYLNEPLLENDTYNHEEMDNKEISNGLEKLDSRSYCRHLLLDSNYRKEAPDELVPKSSIALMASESFPFQNQSYTLQPGLLPGIIRSRDSHSSYNMVRPWAEHLVEDDNFQYDEESSFKCSVEKCHYLPQLESHDSIRPYDGSNVLLYTRKHMSDDVLCASWKYLLPSPGVSSDVKNPLTLDYSLLTSFCDQVI, encoded by the exons ATGAGGAATAAGAACAAGAGAGTACGTTTTGCGGAAGCTGATAGTGTTGGTTCACCACGTTGTGAATCTTATGCCTGTGAAATGGTCAACAATGTAAAGACACCTGTGGAGT TGGAGAGGCCAAAGACTTCTGAGTACAAATTCTATAGAAAAGCACTGGAAGAGGTTTGCCACAGTTTTTGCTGTAATGAAGGACCAGGGAAAGAAGATTCATGTGccaaaatggaagagaagaaacATAGTAAAG AGATAAGCCGTAGCTCCTGGAGCCGGCATTGGGAGCAGAGATCATTGCTGCCTACAGGAAATTTTTCTCCCTTGTGTCAAAGTGCCAGTCCATATGCGTCACAGATTCCAGCTTCAATAGGCTTAAACCTTTGTGCTACGGAACCAAGGTGGCCATTCATCAGTGTACGTGTTCCACAAAATTTAGCTTCAAAGGATACTGACGTTCATGAGATTACACCAAATAGTCCAAGCACCGTCTCACAGGTTCCAAAAATTGTAACTTCAAGAGAGTCAG GGGTGCAATATCCACAGGGGCAAGTCTTTTCAATTAAACGGCAAAG ACCAGAAGCAATTCCGAGGCTCCTTGAGCGGATTGGAATTCAAAAAGAT GGCGTGTCCAACACAAGGATGTTAAGTtccatttcaaacaaaaaacatttcAATGGTGATAATACAAATTCAGATGACTATGTTATAGATAGGTCCAGGAGTTCAATCCCAAAACATTTTTACGATAACGACCTATCCAGAAGTTTCAATGTTAGAGACACTTATTATAGTGAATTGGGTTCACCTACTCTTCAGGGCAAGGATTCAGcgattccaatttttttttcatcctctGGCAGTTTAGTTCCACCAATGGTAAGTACTGGTTCTAGTTTAGGCTGGCCAGCTTTCTTTACTTGGAACGCTGAAGAACTATGCAATGGACAATACAGGGTAGATGAAATGATGTTAGATTCTATAAGGTGCGCATCAGATCATAAATTGCTTGGTGTATGTGAACCATTCCATGTTACAAGGCCCACCATGGATTGCAGTGGAATGTTCACAGAAATTGTATGTCCTAGAAGATCCAAGTATTATACTTCGACTGACATGCCATCTGATTTTGCGTTACTGGACTGCAAAAATCGACCTTATGTTCATTGCCGCTATCTAAATGAGCCACTCCTTGAAAATGACACATACAATCATGAAGAGATGGACAACAAAGAGATCAGTAATGGTCTGGAAAAACTAGATTCTAGGAGCTACTGTAGGCACTTGCTTTTGGACAGCAACTATAGGAAAGAAGCACCCGATGAATTGGTTCCAAAATCCAGTATTGCTCTTATGGCATcagaatcatttccctttcagAATCAAAGTTACACTTTACAACCGGGATTGTTACCTGGAATAATAAGGTCACGTGATTCTCACTCGAGTTATAACATGGTGAGACCTTGGGCAGAACACCTTGTCGAAGATGATAATTTTCAGTATGATGAAGAATCGTCCTTCAAATGCTCTGTTGAAAAGTGTCACTATCTTCCTCAGCTGGAAAGTCATGACTCAATCAGACCTTATGATGGGAGCAATGTGTTGCTGTATACTAGAAAGCATATGTCCGACGATGTGCTATGTGCTAGCTGGAAATATCTATTGCCTTCCCCTGGGGTGAGTTCAGATGTGAAGAATCCATTGACACTAGATTACTCACTCTTAACGAGCTTTTGTGATCAAGTGATATAG
- the LOC116252496 gene encoding uncharacterized protein LOC116252496 isoform X4, which yields MEEKKHSKEISRSSWSRHWEQRSLLPTGNFSPLCQSASPYASQIPASIGLNLCATEPRWPFISVRVPQNLASKDTDVHEITPNSPSTVSQVPKIVTSRESGVQYPQGQVFSIKRQRLRELAASTLSLCLDDFLLLGPEAIPRLLERIGIQKDGVSNTRMLSSISNKKHFNGDNTNSDDYVIDRSRSSIPKHFYDNDLSRSFNVRDTYYSELGSPTLQGKDSAIPIFFSSSGSLVPPMVSTGSSLGWPAFFTWNAEELCNGQYRVDEMMLDSIRCASDHKLLGVCEPFHVTRPTMDCSGMFTEIVCPRRSKYYTSTDMPSDFALLDCKNRPYVHCRYLNEPLLENDTYNHEEMDNKEISNGLEKLDSRSYCRHLLLDSNYRKEAPDELVPKSSIALMASESFPFQNQSYTLQPGLLPGIIRSRDSHSSYNMVRPWAEHLVEDDNFQYDEESSFKCSVEKCHYLPQLESHDSIRPYDGSNVLLYTRKHMSDDVLCASWKYLLPSPGVSSDVKNPLTLDYSLLTSFCDQVI from the exons atggaagagaagaaacATAGTAAAG AGATAAGCCGTAGCTCCTGGAGCCGGCATTGGGAGCAGAGATCATTGCTGCCTACAGGAAATTTTTCTCCCTTGTGTCAAAGTGCCAGTCCATATGCGTCACAGATTCCAGCTTCAATAGGCTTAAACCTTTGTGCTACGGAACCAAGGTGGCCATTCATCAGTGTACGTGTTCCACAAAATTTAGCTTCAAAGGATACTGACGTTCATGAGATTACACCAAATAGTCCAAGCACCGTCTCACAGGTTCCAAAAATTGTAACTTCAAGAGAGTCAG GGGTGCAATATCCACAGGGGCAAGTCTTTTCAATTAAACGGCAAAGGTTACGTGAATTAGCTGCAAGCACATTGTCCCTTTGTTTGGATGATTTCCTTTTGCTTGG ACCAGAAGCAATTCCGAGGCTCCTTGAGCGGATTGGAATTCAAAAAGAT GGCGTGTCCAACACAAGGATGTTAAGTtccatttcaaacaaaaaacatttcAATGGTGATAATACAAATTCAGATGACTATGTTATAGATAGGTCCAGGAGTTCAATCCCAAAACATTTTTACGATAACGACCTATCCAGAAGTTTCAATGTTAGAGACACTTATTATAGTGAATTGGGTTCACCTACTCTTCAGGGCAAGGATTCAGcgattccaatttttttttcatcctctGGCAGTTTAGTTCCACCAATGGTAAGTACTGGTTCTAGTTTAGGCTGGCCAGCTTTCTTTACTTGGAACGCTGAAGAACTATGCAATGGACAATACAGGGTAGATGAAATGATGTTAGATTCTATAAGGTGCGCATCAGATCATAAATTGCTTGGTGTATGTGAACCATTCCATGTTACAAGGCCCACCATGGATTGCAGTGGAATGTTCACAGAAATTGTATGTCCTAGAAGATCCAAGTATTATACTTCGACTGACATGCCATCTGATTTTGCGTTACTGGACTGCAAAAATCGACCTTATGTTCATTGCCGCTATCTAAATGAGCCACTCCTTGAAAATGACACATACAATCATGAAGAGATGGACAACAAAGAGATCAGTAATGGTCTGGAAAAACTAGATTCTAGGAGCTACTGTAGGCACTTGCTTTTGGACAGCAACTATAGGAAAGAAGCACCCGATGAATTGGTTCCAAAATCCAGTATTGCTCTTATGGCATcagaatcatttccctttcagAATCAAAGTTACACTTTACAACCGGGATTGTTACCTGGAATAATAAGGTCACGTGATTCTCACTCGAGTTATAACATGGTGAGACCTTGGGCAGAACACCTTGTCGAAGATGATAATTTTCAGTATGATGAAGAATCGTCCTTCAAATGCTCTGTTGAAAAGTGTCACTATCTTCCTCAGCTGGAAAGTCATGACTCAATCAGACCTTATGATGGGAGCAATGTGTTGCTGTATACTAGAAAGCATATGTCCGACGATGTGCTATGTGCTAGCTGGAAATATCTATTGCCTTCCCCTGGGGTGAGTTCAGATGTGAAGAATCCATTGACACTAGATTACTCACTCTTAACGAGCTTTTGTGATCAAGTGATATAG